The Methanocella arvoryzae MRE50 DNA window ACCGGCAGGATAGGCAGAATCGAGGTGAACATCACCTCCAAGTACGGCAAGTCCAATGGCAACATCCTCATCCCCAGCAGCCTGGACAAAGTCGAGACCTCGATCCTCGCGGCAGCGCTCGAGACCATCGACCGTGTCGGCCCCTGTATCTCCAAGATCACAGTCACCAAGATCGAGGACGTGCGCTCGTCCAAGAGGAAGCAGATCATCGACCGTGCCAAGCACATCCTGACTGACATGTTCGACAACTCCGTGCCGGAGAGCCAGGAGATCACTGACGCCGTCAAGGCCGCGGTGCGGGTAGAGGAAGTCACCTTCATCGACAACCTGCCCGCAGGGCCCAATGTGCTCGACTCCGATGCCATCCTTGTAGTAGAGGGCAGGGCCGACGTCCTGAACCTGCTCAAGTACGGCATCAAGAACGCCATCGCCGTCGAGGGAACCAACGTGCCCCAGCTCGTCGCCGAGCTGAGCAAGAAGAAGACTGTGACTGTGTTTACGGACGGAGACCGGGGCGGAGAGCTGATCCTGAAAGAGCTGCTCCAGGTTGCCGACGTAGACTACGTCGCGAGGGCTCCTGACGGCAAGGGTGTGGAAGAACTCACCCAGAAGGAAGTCGTCAAGTCGCTCCGCAGCAAGGTCCCCGTAGAGCAGGTCATCGAAGTGCCCCAGGGCAGGCGCCGGAACAAGCTGGCAGCCCAGGCCGCAGAGAAGCAGGCCCAGGCAGAGGCCGCCCAGAAGGCGGAAGCCCCGGCGGCAGCCGCGCCCGTTCAGCCACAGCGCGAGTACCAGCAGAAAGAGTACCCCCAGAGGGAGAGCAGAGAAAGGTCCGAGCAGCCGCGCGGCGAGGTGCCGAGGCGCAAGAGCCTGAGGCGGACCGAGGAGCAGCAGGAGAGGCCCGAGCGGCCCGAGAGGTCCGAGAGGGCCGAGCGCAGGGAATACCGGGAGCGCAGGGAATACCGCGAGCCTCGTGAGCCCCGTGAGCAGAGGGAGCAGGCTCCGGCCAGAAAGGAGCGCGAGCCCTCCGAGTTCGACGAAATGATGAAAGAGCTGTCGGGAACGCTGAGCGCCAGGCTCCTGGACGCCAACAAGAACGTGATCAACACCGTCGCCGTCCGCGACCTCGCCAACACGCTCAAGGAAAGCAACGGAGACGTCAAGAGCGTCGTCTTTGACGGCGTGATTACCCAGCGCATGCTGGACATCGCCGCAGAGAAGAACCTTGAGACCCTCGTAGGCGTCAAGATGGGCAGCGTAGTCAAGCAGCCCGCAGGCGTGAAAGTAATTACGACTGAGTAAAACCCTGAGACGGAGTACAAACTCCGTCCTATTTCTTATTTTACTTTAATTTCTCAGGTATTATTGCCAGTACTGGCAATAATGTGCTCTATCAAGCGATTAAAGCATGTATTAAGGCGCATTTCTTACCAATAAGTATATGCTGCTTCCATAATAACGATTGTTAAAAAGATTCCTAGTTGATACAAATGCAAAAAGAGGATCTCATTTACCTGCATACCGTGCTGGCGAAAGTGAAGCGTCACCTGGAGTCCGAAGGCGCCACGGCAGATTTTTCCAGGTACGAGGCAATGCACATCAGCCCGGCACACATCCACCGTAACAAGACCGACCATGAGCGGGCCATCTTCTTACTGGGCGAAGCCATCGTCCAGGCCGTAGGCCGGCAGGAAGGCTCGAAGCGTATCGTGGAAACAGGCCTCAAAGAAAAAGGGTTAGCTGATCTAAAGGCTTAAGCATAATGTATGCGTTGTCCCCGTTCCGGTAGTACTTGCTGACGACTCCTAAAAATTTAAAGCCCAGCTTGAAGTAGAACGTCTGGGCTCCCAGATTGTTAACCCGGACCTCCAGCCTGATCAGGTTTGCCCTGCTTCGCACCGTATCGATGTAATATTCCATAAGCGACGTGCCGACTTTCTTTTTCCTGTAGCCTTCTTTGACCGCCAGCAGAAGTACTCTTGCCTCGTCCATAATCAGGGCGCCGACAAGATACCCGCAGACTACGCCGTCATACTCGGCGACGAGAAACCCCTCCGTCGGATAATTCTCAATCACGCTATACAATACGGGATTGGGCTCGTGGAAGATCTCCTCCTCCATCTCGAGAATCGTCCGGGAATCATCCAGTTCAAAGGGCCTGATGTGAATCAGAATAGTCACCCGTAAGTATTTTCAGACAGCTATTCTATATGGTGCCTCATGGGCATTATAGGTTATGATGACCTCGCAGAGTACATTCTGCAGCATTATCCCGCGGGCTCACGAATCATTGAAGTGGGCATCGGCAGGCACCCTGATACGGCAGAACTGCTATCACGCTATTGTGACTTTACCTGCACTGACGTAATGCCGGAAGGCCCGGAAAAGCTGAACTATGTCCGGGACGACGTTTTCCAGCCTGATATGCGCCTGTACGAAGGCGCTTCGCTCATCTACTCTATCCGGCCGCCCGTGGACCTCCAGGATTCTATCGCAGCGATCGCAAACAGGGTTGGAGCCGACCTCCTGATCAGGCCGTTCTCATCCGAAAAGACCGACCTCAGCCGCCATTTTTCAGAGTTCCGCTGCATTAACTATAAGCGGGCGGTATTCTTTTTATACCAGAATAAACGGTAAAATTTTTCACAGCATATGTTACAGCATGCTTATTTTAAGCAGATTTATCTTCTCACGTAAACTTTTACACCGATTAGATATATGCTGCCTCACAAGCATTTAGCTAACAAGCGCCAACGACGGGGGCATTCTAAATTCTGTACACCCACTGTGATCCACTTCTGTCAGAACAACCACGGGCGAGGCTCCCGGGCGCTTACTTACCACTATCTGACTCACCACCTGCTGAAAAGCAGCTTTTCACCGCACGCGATCGAACCCGGTGTCGCCCCGACCTGGGCATTCCTTTTTTCAAAGACTACTTCTTCCCCCTGGACATCAGCGCTCGCTCCGCTTTTAAAGAACTCAACGGAAATGTAGACAGGCTATACCTGCTCAGGCGGGACAGACCTGAATCCGTGACTCCTTTGCGTTTCGGCAGGCACCATATCCGGGGCGGGCAGGAGATCATCGTGGCGGAATGTACTGACCGGATATTTATCGAGCCCGAGGATGACTGCATCGTCGACATGGAAAGCACTGCGATACGTGTCGAGCCCGCCGGGAAATCCTGGGCCGGGATAACCTGGGGAATCCTGTCCCACGTAAGCGCCTCCATACCGTGTGCGCCCTCCACTGGCGATCTGTTCAGCTGCATATCTACGCTATGCCGTGCGACGGGAGATGAATCTGTGATGCGGAGCCATCCCTTTTTCAGGAGACCTCTGAGGGCGTATCCAGAAAAAGGTGCTGCTCCTGCCGCAGCTCAACGGTGCTGCAGCTCTGACGTGACCTTTTACCTGCCGCATGATCTCCAATACCTCTATGCTGCCGCACCTCTGGCATGCTACGCCGGAGCCGACATCAAAACCGGACGAAGCCCGGCGATATCTCTCTCAGGAGAACTGCTGCCACTTTCCGGAGACCCGTACCAGTTCGCCAGACAGGCCTGCGGTATGCTACGATTTGCCTTCCATGCAGACTGCGCCGCCCGATATGAGTTTACTACAGGCAGGCCGCTGGCTGGCATTGATGTGACTGCGGAGACATGCTTACAACCAAAAGACCTGCTGTCCATGAGCCTTGCCGATCGGCTTCTCGCATACTTCCGGGATGGCATCCGCGAAGACCACCTGCAGTCGCCATGGCATACTGCCACTTACCTTGACCCGGTACCCTCCAGCATCGCATATATTCCGTCGCTACTCCAGTCTCTGACTGCTATCTTCAGCCCTGCAGGCAGATGGGTTACCGAACGGGAAGTCGTCCTGCTGGAGGTGCGACAGTTCCTGGGCAGATGCCAGAGGACAGAAGAGACAGGTACCGGCAGACGGGGTCACGTAATAATGCCCGTCCTGGAAAATGCCTTCGTACACCAGTGGATCTCGGACGGCTATCCGATCGACGCCATAAAACAGATACGGACACCCATGCTGAGCCAGTCAGCCAGCTTCAGGATCGGGCAGGTCCCGCGTATAGCGATCATATGTAACGAGGATACAATGATCCGGGAAACAGTTGCCATGCGTGATACCCTGGAAGATCTTGCTTCAATCGCTCTGATGAGAAATGTCACTTGCGACGATATCCCCTGTATCCTGGAAGAAGGCTATGATATAGTCCAGTTCATAGGCCACTGTGATCACAGGGGTTTTAAATGCCAGGACGGCTATGCCGACCTCTCGATAGTCGAGTACAACCGGACGCCTGTATTCTTTTTTAACTCCTGCTCCAGCTACCTGCAGGGCATGAAACTGCTCGAAAAAGGCTCGATCTGCGGCATTTCGACGCTGTACAAGGTAACGGACGAGGTAGCGATGGATATCAGCCTGAACTTTTACCGGCTTCTGGCCCGGGGATATCCGGTCCTGGTAGCCTACCTCGGAGCTAAAGAGTGCTCTGTGATCGGCAAAGAATATCTGCTAATGGGTGACGGTCAGGTATCTTTATTTAATGCTGGCATGCATATGCCACTTTATAAGCTTGTCAGATCCGGAAGCAGGTTTGACTTAAGCTGTCTGGTATCGAGCTTCGAAAAAGGCCTGGTTCACTGTGCAGAATCCGGATCACAGGGATTGCCCGATACAGGCATCCTACTCCGGGACATTTCACTGAAATCCCTGATTGAGGATACCCATCTACCTGAAGGGTCCTGCATCTCTGACGGCAGAATCTTCGACAGTATCGCAGATGCTGTCTATGAGTATATTGAATATCAATCGATTCCTGCGATACGTAACTATAACTATATATTGTAACTATCTGTAACTATCGCAGAGGTCGAAACCTATATATACAGAGTATGCCTTTTAGTGTCTCGCACAAAATGCATGTGAGGCCAGTAATTGCCAGCAGGCAAATGCTCGCCAGAACATGGGATTTGTGAAGTCAGTCATAATATTATATGTCTGGCAAATAATAAATTACCTGCAAAATACGATGCCGGAAAGTTATATATACCAGGCACGTACTATTAGGTAATCCCGCACGGCATCACAGCACAACGCTGTAAAATGCGAGAGCGGGAACGTTGTCGTAAGTTAATCTTCCGATGATTCAAAAATTTTGAATCACAAATCGTAAGTTATAAATACGATGGCGGACTAATAATAAATTCCCGAGAAATTCGGGTATAATTTAAAATCACATAGCCGTAGTCTGCTCATGCGGCCCTGACCCAGTGCGACAGCACGGGATGAGTGGCTGTTCTAAGGCTGCGGCATATTAATGAGGAGCTGAGGGGCGCACCTTTTTGTGGTGTGGTCGTGGCTTTGATGTTGGTTGGTTGTTCGATATTTCCTTGATTGGTGATTTGGGTTTTGTCATTTCACCAGTTGAAGTTAGTATTGAATGTTAGTACATAAGTTAGTGTGTGTACATGCACATGGTAATCTGTGTGTTGGTGTACCGCATCTGATTCCTTGAACTAAGATTTTAGACTTCTCTTGTGTGGGATTAAAATAGATAAGCTTTTGTGTGCTTAATTCTGGTTGATCCTGCCAGAGGTCACTGCTATCGGTGTTCGATTAAGCCATGCGAGTCGAGAGGCGTCATGGCCTCGGCGTACTGCTCAGTAACACGTGGACAACCTGCCCAAAGGTTCGGGATAACCCCGGGAAACTGGGGATAATACCGGATAGGTCACAAATACTGGAATTTGTTTTGTGGTTGAAACTTCCGGGGCCTTTGGATGGGTCTGCGGCGGATTAGGTTGTTGCCGGTGTAACGTACCGTCAAGCCTGTAATCCGTACGGGTTGTGGGAGCAAGAGCCCGGAGATGGATTCTGAGACACGAATCCAGGCCCTACGGGGCGCAGCAGGCGCGAAAACTCTACAATGCAGGCAACTGCGATAGGGGAACATCGAGTGCTCATCATTTTGGTGGGCTGTCCCATCGTCTAAAAAACGGTGGTTAGCAAGGGCCGGGCAAGACCGGTGCCAGCCGCCGCGGTAATACCGGCGGCTCGAGTGGTGGCCGATATTATTGAGTCTAAAGGGTCCGTAGCCGGCTTTGCAAGTCTTTTGGGAAATCCAGCGGCTTAACCGTTGGGCGGCCAGGAGATACTACATTGCTTGGGACTGGGAGAGGTAAGAGGTACTCAGGGGGTAGGAGTGAAATCCTGTAATCCTTTGGGGACCACCGGTGGCGAAGGCGTCTTACCAGAACAGGTCCGACGGTGAGGGACGAAAGCTAGGGGCACGAACCGGATTAGATACCCGGGTAGTCCTAGCCGTAAACGATGCTCGCTAGGTGTCACAACAATCGTGAATTGTTGTGGTGCCGTAGGGAAGCCGTGAAGCGAGCCACTTGGGAAGTACGACCGCAAGGTTGAAACTTAAAGGAATTGGCGGGGGAGCACCACAACGGGTGGAGCCTGCGGTTTAATTGGACTCAACGCCGGACAGCTTACCGGGATCGACAGTTGTATGAAGGCCAGGCTGAAGACCTTGCCGGACTAGCTGAGAGGAGGTGCATGGCCGCCGTCAGTTCGTACCGTGAGGCGTCCTGTTAAGTCAGGCAACGAGCGAGACCCATATCCACTGTTGCTAACACTTCTAGAAATAGATGGTGAGTACACGGTGGAGACCGCTGGCGCTAAGTCAGAGGAAGGAGTGGTCGACGGTAGGTCAGTATGCCCCGAATATCCCGGGCTACACGCGGGCTACAATGGACTGGACAATGGGTAACGACACCGAAAGGTGAGGTCAATCTCTTAAACCAGTTCTTAGTCCGGATTGAGGGCTGTAACTCGCCCTCATGAAGATGGAATCCGTAGTAATCGCATTTCAAAACAGTGCGGTGAATACGTCCCTGCTCCTTGCACACACCGCCCGTCAAACCACCCGAGTGGGGTTTGAATGAGGGCCTCTTTCATTGAGAGGCTCGAATTCATGCTCTGTAAGGGGGGTTAAGTCGTAACAAGGTAGCCGTAGGGGAATCTGCGGCTGGATCACCTCCTAACGAATCGTGTCCCCAGGACACGAACAACCCCAAAACGGGTTAATAGAATCAAGATCCTATGTCACCAGTCGGGGAGTCGATAAACAACCAATCAAGTATGAATGGTTTGCTGGAGCTGCTCAGCGCAGTGCCAGGCCTTGATTGCCTCGGGGGCTTGTAGCTCAGTTGGAAGAGCGCCGCCTTTGCAAGGCGGAGGCCCTGGGTTCAAATCCCAGCAAGTCCACTACCATACACTGGGCGTAATCCTTAAATAGGAAGCACGACTTGTATGGAGCTCGCAACACCCCAAAACAAGGAAAGTGTTGCAAGCGAAAATAACGTAGTAATATTCATCTAAAAGTTCACAGATGATCGGTGCACCACGTAGACTGGGGTTTATGTGGGAAGGGTTGATGTTCGCAAATAAGGGATCTAAAAAATAGTTGGTCTTCTTTCCAGTTTGCGATCGATGATGCTGTGTAAAGGAATTTTTGCTCTGGACGCTGTATTGGAATGTGAATATGTTCCGATAATAGCAATTAATGTTAGCATAGTTTAGTTACTGCAAAGAGATAAGATTCGGTAATTCCGATTGTCTTTTGGCGTTGCTATGCCGTCTAGTGAATGGCTGGGCTCAAGAACCGATGAAGGACGTGCCAAGCTGCGATAAGCCATGGGGAGGCGCAAGGAACCGTTGATCCGTGGATCTCCTAATAGGAACTCCTAACACTTTTTGTGTTGACCCGATAAGGGTTGGGAACGCCCTGAGTTGAAACATCTGCGTAGGGGCAGGAAGAGAAAACAAACTTTGTGATGCTGTTAGTAACGGCGAGTGAACACAGCACAGCCTAAACTGAATCCCTCCTTGTA harbors:
- the dnaG gene encoding DNA primase DnaG → MEESDTTKYVIHAHISAEGVVERPDVVGAVFGQTEGLLGADLDLRELQKTGRIGRIEVNITSKYGKSNGNILIPSSLDKVETSILAAALETIDRVGPCISKITVTKIEDVRSSKRKQIIDRAKHILTDMFDNSVPESQEITDAVKAAVRVEEVTFIDNLPAGPNVLDSDAILVVEGRADVLNLLKYGIKNAIAVEGTNVPQLVAELSKKKTVTVFTDGDRGGELILKELLQVADVDYVARAPDGKGVEELTQKEVVKSLRSKVPVEQVIEVPQGRRRNKLAAQAAEKQAQAEAAQKAEAPAAAAPVQPQREYQQKEYPQRESRERSEQPRGEVPRRKSLRRTEEQQERPERPERSERAERREYRERREYREPREPREQREQAPARKEREPSEFDEMMKELSGTLSARLLDANKNVINTVAVRDLANTLKESNGDVKSVVFDGVITQRMLDIAAEKNLETLVGVKMGSVVKQPAGVKVITTE
- a CDS encoding UPF0058 family protein; protein product: MQKEDLIYLHTVLAKVKRHLESEGATADFSRYEAMHISPAHIHRNKTDHERAIFLLGEAIVQAVGRQEGSKRIVETGLKEKGLADLKA
- the rimI gene encoding ribosomal protein S18-alanine N-acetyltransferase — protein: MTILIHIRPFELDDSRTILEMEEEIFHEPNPVLYSVIENYPTEGFLVAEYDGVVCGYLVGALIMDEARVLLLAVKEGYRKKKVGTSLMEYYIDTVRSRANLIRLEVRVNNLGAQTFYFKLGFKFLGVVSKYYRNGDNAYIMLKPLDQLTLFL
- a CDS encoding UPF0146 family protein, with protein sequence MGIIGYDDLAEYILQHYPAGSRIIEVGIGRHPDTAELLSRYCDFTCTDVMPEGPEKLNYVRDDVFQPDMRLYEGASLIYSIRPPVDLQDSIAAIANRVGADLLIRPFSSEKTDLSRHFSEFRCINYKRAVFFLYQNKR